In Drosophila yakuba strain Tai18E2 chromosome X, Prin_Dyak_Tai18E2_2.1, whole genome shotgun sequence, a single genomic region encodes these proteins:
- the LOC26535579 gene encoding mucin-1 isoform X9 — protein sequence MTTNRSTRLLVLLVLTALVASQKAHAAAVGLKCGGKSAVCVGPLSYQQCVDDLTTGPVVPCELNTRCVTDGLEICVAVKSAAEAPTAAVAKMVTITDSPVVSESAPLVDSTSSVSAVEISTEGVGAPASAVPTKPSAPVETTQTPVETTQIPVETTQAPLKTTQAPVETTTAAIEETTTGSEAPLESESTVPSDTTPVDSTLSPGSEGTYPTIEPNTPGADPNAPAGTTLAPGEVDPNSPIDPNSPLNPNAPEESTNEPGLVDPTLPADTTAAPDSPVEGSTAAPGTPADVTTAAPGAPGDVPTAAPGSPADVTTAAPGAPGDGPSAAPGSPADVTTAAPGAPADGSSAAPGAPADESSAAPGSPADVTTAAPGAPGDGASAAPGAPADATTAVPGAPADGSSAAPGAPADVTTAAPGAPADGSSAAPGAPADVTTAAPGAPADGSSAAPGAPADGSSAAPGSPADVTTAAPGAPGDGPSAAPGSPADVTTAAPGAPSDGSSAAPGAPADVTTATPGAPAEGSSAAPGAPADGSSAAPGSPADVTTAVPGAPAEGSSAAPGAPGDGSSAAPGSPADVTTATPGAPADGSSAAPGSPADVTTAAPGAPADGSSAAPGAPADVTTAAPGAPADGSSAAPGSPADVTTAAPGAPADVTTPAPGAPAEGSSAAPGAPADGSSAAPGSPADVTTAVPGAPAEGSSAAPGAPADGSSAAPGAPADVTTAAPGAPADGSSAAPGSPADVTTAAPGAPADGSSAAPGAPADGSSAAPGSPADVTTAAPGAPSDGSSAAPGAPADVTTAVPGAPAEGSSAAPGASGDGSSAAPGSPADVTTAAPGAPADGSSAAPGSPADGSSAAPGSPADGSSAAPGSPADVTTAPPGTPADGSSAAGGVPADSNVPAGGVPADSNVPAGGAPADSNVPAGGIPANSNVPAGGVPADSSVPGGGVPANSNPPDSGVPAGSSASASSTPGPSSAGSNPPAGSVIPSIPVLPGGAGFGPWYPRPNSPILPPTWRPLLPGQNGSGAPGSGLINPPQRPHPFWPNWQNWVNSWRPKNPVPSTEAPVQPQNPQQPQQPQNPQQPQQPQNPQQPGNNNSENAESVEQAAPVPPAEGPASNENASVEDSNKAPSEKSKDKPKSGEDQSKEQEQKKPSSEEKEKSDKDSKEKKDNDNKDKKDKSKEEKDNESQKDNEGDDEPSSKEKKQYVKDLIKKLKKGDDCDEDDVYPDVRDCRKYYRCEVKKSGKHKFAHLRCDKKERFDWLAQSCVPKDEARCLEKSN from the exons ATGACAACGAACCGATCCACCAGACTTCTGGTGTTGCTAGTG TTGACAGCCCTGGTGGCCAGCCAAAAGGCGCATGCTGCCGCCGTAGGACTCAAGTGCGGTGGCAAGAGCGCCGTCTGCGTGGGACCACTCTCCTATCAGCAGTGCGTCGATGACCTGACCACCGGTCCGGTGGTGCCATGCGAGCTTAACACCCGCTGCGTCACCGACGGCCTCGAGATCTGCGTGGCGGTCAAGTCGGCCGCTGAGGCGCCCACGGCGGCTGTCGCCAAGATGGTGACCATCACCGACAGCCCCGTGGTGAGCGAATCCGCCCCGCTCGTGGATTCCACCAGCAGTGTTAGCGCCGTAGAGATCTCCACCGAGGGTGTAGGTGCACCAGCCAGCGCTGTTCCCACGAAGCCATCTGCTCCAGTTGAGACCACTCAGACTCCGGTAGAGACCACCCAGATTCCGGTTGAGACCACTCAGGCACCGCTTAAAACCACCCAAGCTCCGGTCGAGACAACTACTGCAGCCATTGAGGAGACTACCACAGGATCGGAAGCACCACTGGAGTCGGAATCGACGGTGCCCAGCGATACAACTCCCGTGGACTCCACATTGTCACCCGGATCGGAGGGCACTTACCCAACCATTGAACCCAACACACCAGGAGCAGACCCCAACGCTCCGGCGGGAACGACTCTTGCTCCAGGCGAAGTCGATCCCAACAGTCCTATCGACCCCAATTCCCCTCTGAACCCGAACGCACCCGAAGAATCTACTAACGAACCCGGATTAGTTGACCCCACCCTACCGGCTGACACTACCGCTGCTCCAGATTCTCCTGTTGAAGGATCAACAGCAGCTCCCGGCACTCCGGCTGATGTAACCACTGCTGCTCCAGGCGCTCCAGGTGATGTCCctactgctgctcctggttcTCCTGCTGATGTCACCACCGCCGCTCCTGGCGCTCCAGGTGATGGACCCTCTGCCGCTCCTGGATCTCCTGCTGATGTCACCACCGCCGCTCCTGGCGCTCCAGCTGATGGATCCTCTGCCGCCCCTGGCGCTCCAGCTGATGAATCCTCTGCCGCTCCTGGATCTCCTGCTGATGTCACCACCGCCGCTCCTGGCGCTCCAGGTGATGGAGCCTCTGCCGCTCCTGGTGCTCCTGCTGATGCTACCACCGCCGTTCCTGGCGCACCAGCTGATGGATCCTCTGCCGCTCCTGGTGCTCCTGCTGATGTTACAACCGCCGCTCCTGGCGCTCCAGCTGATGGATCTTCTGCCGCTCCTGGTGCTCCTGCTGATGTCACCACCGCCGCTCCTGGCGCTCCAGCTGATGGATCCTCTGCCGCCCCTGGCGCTCCAGCTGATGGATCCTCTGCCGCTCCTGGATCTCCTGCTGATGTCACCACCGCCGCTCCTGGCGCTCCAGGTGATGGACCCTCTGCCGCTCCTGGATCTCCTGCTGATGTCACCACCGCCGCTCCTGGCGCTCCAAGTGATGGATCCTCTGCCGCTCCTGGTGCTCCTGCCGATGTCACCACCGCCACTCCTGGCGCACCAGCTGAAGGATCCTCTGCCGCTCCTGGCGCTCCAGCTGATGGATCTTCTGCCGCTCCCGGATCTCCTGCTGATGTCACCACCGCCGTTCCTGGCGCACCAGCTGAAGGATCCTCTGCCGCTCCTGGCGCTCCAGGTGATGGATCCTCTGCCGCTCCCGGATCTCCTGCTGATGTTACCACCGCCACTCCTGGCGCTCCAGCTGATGGATCCTCTGCCGCTCCCGGATCTCCTGCTGATGTCACCACGGCCGCTCCTGGCGCTCCAGCTGATGGATCCTCTGCCGCTCCTG GTGCTCCTGCTGATGTTACCACCGCCGCTCCTGGCGCTCCAGCTGATGGATCTTCTGCCGCTCCCGGATCTCCTGCTGATGTCACCACGGCCGCTCCTGGTGCTCCTGCTGATGTTACCACTCCCGCTCCTGGCGCACCAGCTGAAGGATCCTCTGCCGCTCCTGGCGCTCCAGCTGATGGATCTTCTGCCGCTCCCGGATCTCCTGCTGATGTCACCACCGCCGTTCCTGGCGCACCAGCTGAAGGATCCTCTGCCGCTCCTGGCGCTCCAGCTGATGGATCCTCTGCCGCTCCTGGTGCTCCTGCTGATGTTACCACCGCCGCTCCTGGCGCTCCAGCTGATGGATCTTCTGCCGCTCCCGGATCTCCTGCTGATGTCACCACGGCCGCTCCTGGCGCTCCAGCTGATGGATCCTCTGCCGCTCCTGGCGCTCCAGCTGATGGATCTTCTGCCGCTCCCGGATCTCCTGCTGATGTCACCACCGCCGCTCCTGGCGCTCCATCTGATGGATCCTCTGCCGCTCCTGGTGCTCCTGCTGATGTTACCACCGCCGTTCCTGGCGCACCAGCTGAAGGATCCTCTGCCGCTCCTGGCGCTTCAGGTGATGGATCCTCTGCCGCTCCCGGATCTCCTGCTGATGTTACCACCGCCGCTCCTGGCGCTCCAGCTGATGGATCTTCTGCCGCTCCTGGTTCCCCAGCTGATGGATCCTCTGCCGCTCCCGGATCTCCTGCTGATGGATCCTCTGCCGCTCCCGGATCTCCTGCTGATGTTACCACCGCTCCTCCTGGCACTCCAGCTGATGGATCCTCTGCCGCTGGTGGAGTTCCTGCTGATTCCAATGTTCCCGCTGGTGGAGTTCCTGCTGATTCCAATGTTCCCGCTGGTGGAGCCCCTGCTGATTCCAATGTTCCCGCTGGTGGAATTCCTGCTAATTCAAATGTGCCAGCTGGTGGAGTTCCTGCTGATTCCAGTGTTCCCGGTGGTGGAGTTCCTGCTAATTCCAATCCTCCAGATAGTGGTGTTCCTGCTGGCTCCAGTGCTTCCGCTAGTAGCACGCCTGGACCATCTTCTGCGGGATCAAATCCGCCAGCTGGCTCAGTTATTCCATCTATTCCGGTACTTCCTGGCGGAGCCGGCTTTGGGCCTTGGTATCCTCGCCCGAACAGTCCGATCTTGCCGCCGACCTGGAGGCCGCTACTTCCTGGACAAAATGGCTCAGGTGCTCCTGGCAGTGGGCTAATCAACCCGCCTCAACGCCCACATCCTTTCTGGCCCAACTGGCAAAACTGGGTAAACAGCTGGCGACCAAAAAATCCAGTTCCTAGCACCGAAGCTCCTGTCCAACCGCAGAATCcccagcagccgcagcaaccCCAAAATCCACAGCAGCCCCAGCAACCGCAGAACCCTCAACAGCCTGGAAACAACAATTCTGAAAACGCCGAAAGCGTAGAGCAAGCTGCTCCAGTTCCACCAGCCGAAGGACCAGCGTCCAACGAGAATGCCTCCGTTGAGGACAGCAACAAAGCGCCCAGCGAGAAGTCGAAGGACAAGCCAAAGTCCGGGGAGGATCAGTCCAAGGAGCAGGAACAGAAGAAGCCCAGCTCtgaggagaaggagaagagCGATAAAGACAGCAAGGAGAAAAAGGACAATGATAACAAGGACAAGAAGGACAAGTCCAAGGAGGAGAAGGACAACGAGTCCCAGAAGGACAACGAAGGCGACGACGAGCCGAGCTCCAAGGAGAAGAAGCAGTACGTCAAGGACCTGATCAAGAAGCTGAAGAAGGGTGACGACTGCGACGAGGACGACGTCTATCCCGATGTCCGCGATTGCCGCAAATACTACCGCTGCGAGGTAAAGAAGTCCGGCAAACACAAGTTCGCCCACCTGCGCTGCGACAAAAAGGAACGATTCGACTGGCTTGCCCAGTCCTGTGTGCCCAAGGACGAGGCCCGCTGCCTGGAGAAATCTAACTAG
- the LOC26535579 gene encoding mucin-1 isoform X4 — MTTNRSTRLLVLLVLTALVASQKAHAAAVGLKCGGKSAVCVGPLSYQQCVDDLTTGPVVPCELNTRCVTDGLEICVAVKSAAEAPTAAVAKMVTITDSPVVSESAPLVDSTSSVSAVEISTEGVGAPASAVPTKPSAPVETTQTPVETTQIPVETTQAPLKTTQAPVETTTAAIEETTTGSEAPLESESTVPSDTTPVDSTLSPGSEGTYPTIEPNTPGADPNAPAGTTLAPGEVDPNSPIDPNSPLNPNAPEESTNEPGLVDPTLPADTTAAPDSPVEGSTAAPGTPADVTTAAPGAPGDVPTAAPGSPADVTTAAPGAPGDGPSAAPGSPADVTTAAPGAPADGSSAAPGAPADESSAAPGSPADVTTAAPGAPGDGASAAPGAPADATTAVPGAPADGSSAAPGAPADVTTAAPGAPADGSSAAPGAPADVTTAAPGAPADGSSAAPGAPADGSSAAPGSPADVTTAAPGAPGDGPSAAPGSPADVTTAAPGAPSDGSSAAPGAPADVTTATPGAPAEGSSAAPGAPADGSSAAPGSPADVTTAVPGAPAEGSSAAPGAPGDGSSAAPGSPADVTTATPGAPADGSSAAPGSPADVTTAAPGAPADGSSAAPGAPADVTTAAPGAPADGSSAAPGSPADVTTAAPGAPADGSSAAPGAPADVTTAAPGAPADVTTATPGAPADGSSAAPGAPADVTTATPGAPADGSSAAPGAPADGSSAAPGAPADGSSGAPGSPADVTTAAPGAPGDGPSAAPGSPADVTTAAPGAPSDGSSAAPGAPADVTTAAPGAPAEGSSAAPGAPADGSSAAPGSPADVTTAVPGAPAEGSSAAPGAPADGSSAAPGAPADVTTAAPGAPADGSSAAPGSPADVTTAAPGAPADVTTPAPGAPAEGSSAAPGAPADGSSAAPGSPADVTTAVPGAPAEGSSAAPGAPADGSSAAPGAPADGSSAAPGSPADVTTAAPGAPADGSSAAPGAPADGSSAAPGSPADVTTAAPGAPSDGSSAAPGAPADVTTAVPGAPAEGSSAAPGASGDGSSAAPGSPADVTTAAPGAPADGSSAAPGSPADGSSAAPGSPADGSSAAPGSPADVTTAPPGTPADGSSAAGGVPADSNVPAGGVPADSNVPAGGAPADSNVPAGGIPANSNVPAGGVPADSSVPGGGVPANSNPPDSGVPAGSSASASSTPGPSSAGSNPPAGSVIPSIPVLPGGAGFGPWYPRPNSPILPPTWRPLLPGQNGSGAPGSGLINPPQRPHPFWPNWQNWVNSWRPKNPVPSTEAPVQPQNPQQPQQPQNPQQPQQPQNPQQPGNNNSENAESVEQAAPVPPAEGPASNENASVEDSNKAPSEKSKDKPKSGEDQSKEQEQKKPSSEEKEKSDKDSKEKKDNDNKDKKDKSKEEKDNESQKDNEGDDEPSSKEKKQYVKDLIKKLKKGDDCDEDDVYPDVRDCRKYYRCEVKKSGKHKFAHLRCDKKERFDWLAQSCVPKDEARCLEKSN; from the exons ATGACAACGAACCGATCCACCAGACTTCTGGTGTTGCTAGTG TTGACAGCCCTGGTGGCCAGCCAAAAGGCGCATGCTGCCGCCGTAGGACTCAAGTGCGGTGGCAAGAGCGCCGTCTGCGTGGGACCACTCTCCTATCAGCAGTGCGTCGATGACCTGACCACCGGTCCGGTGGTGCCATGCGAGCTTAACACCCGCTGCGTCACCGACGGCCTCGAGATCTGCGTGGCGGTCAAGTCGGCCGCTGAGGCGCCCACGGCGGCTGTCGCCAAGATGGTGACCATCACCGACAGCCCCGTGGTGAGCGAATCCGCCCCGCTCGTGGATTCCACCAGCAGTGTTAGCGCCGTAGAGATCTCCACCGAGGGTGTAGGTGCACCAGCCAGCGCTGTTCCCACGAAGCCATCTGCTCCAGTTGAGACCACTCAGACTCCGGTAGAGACCACCCAGATTCCGGTTGAGACCACTCAGGCACCGCTTAAAACCACCCAAGCTCCGGTCGAGACAACTACTGCAGCCATTGAGGAGACTACCACAGGATCGGAAGCACCACTGGAGTCGGAATCGACGGTGCCCAGCGATACAACTCCCGTGGACTCCACATTGTCACCCGGATCGGAGGGCACTTACCCAACCATTGAACCCAACACACCAGGAGCAGACCCCAACGCTCCGGCGGGAACGACTCTTGCTCCAGGCGAAGTCGATCCCAACAGTCCTATCGACCCCAATTCCCCTCTGAACCCGAACGCACCCGAAGAATCTACTAACGAACCCGGATTAGTTGACCCCACCCTACCGGCTGACACTACCGCTGCTCCAGATTCTCCTGTTGAAGGATCAACAGCAGCTCCCGGCACTCCGGCTGATGTAACCACTGCTGCTCCAGGCGCTCCAGGTGATGTCCctactgctgctcctggttcTCCTGCTGATGTCACCACCGCCGCTCCTGGCGCTCCAGGTGATGGACCCTCTGCCGCTCCTGGATCTCCTGCTGATGTCACCACCGCCGCTCCTGGCGCTCCAGCTGATGGATCCTCTGCCGCCCCTGGCGCTCCAGCTGATGAATCCTCTGCCGCTCCTGGATCTCCTGCTGATGTCACCACCGCCGCTCCTGGCGCTCCAGGTGATGGAGCCTCTGCCGCTCCTGGTGCTCCTGCTGATGCTACCACCGCCGTTCCTGGCGCACCAGCTGATGGATCCTCTGCCGCTCCTGGTGCTCCTGCTGATGTTACAACCGCCGCTCCTGGCGCTCCAGCTGATGGATCTTCTGCCGCTCCTGGTGCTCCTGCTGATGTCACCACCGCCGCTCCTGGCGCTCCAGCTGATGGATCCTCTGCCGCCCCTGGCGCTCCAGCTGATGGATCCTCTGCCGCTCCTGGATCTCCTGCTGATGTCACCACCGCCGCTCCTGGCGCTCCAGGTGATGGACCCTCTGCCGCTCCTGGATCTCCTGCTGATGTCACCACCGCCGCTCCTGGCGCTCCAAGTGATGGATCCTCTGCCGCTCCTGGTGCTCCTGCCGATGTCACCACCGCCACTCCTGGCGCACCAGCTGAAGGATCCTCTGCCGCTCCTGGCGCTCCAGCTGATGGATCTTCTGCCGCTCCCGGATCTCCTGCTGATGTCACCACCGCCGTTCCTGGCGCACCAGCTGAAGGATCCTCTGCCGCTCCTGGCGCTCCAGGTGATGGATCCTCTGCCGCTCCCGGATCTCCTGCTGATGTTACCACCGCCACTCCTGGCGCTCCAGCTGATGGATCCTCTGCCGCTCCCGGATCTCCTGCTGATGTCACCACGGCCGCTCCTGGCGCTCCAGCTGATGGATCCTCTGCCGCTCCTGGTGCTCCTGCTGATGTTACCACCGCCGCTCCTGGCGCTCCAGCTGATGGATCTTCTGCCGCTCCCGGATCTCCTGCTGATGTCACCACGGCCGCTCCTGGCGCTCCAGCTGATGGATCCTCTGCCGCTCCTGGTGCTCCTGCTGATGTTACCACTGCCGCTCCTGGAGCTCCTGCTGATGTCACCACCGCCACTCCTGGCGCTCCAGCTGATGGATCCTCTGCCGCTCCTGGAGCTCCTGCTGATGTCACCACCGCCACTCCTGGCGCTCCAGCTGATGGATCCTCTGCCGCCCCTGGCGCTCCAGCTGATGGATCCTCTGCCGCCCCTGGCGCTCCAGCTGATGGATCCTCTGGCGCTCCTGGATCTCCTGCTGATGTCACAACCGCCGCTCCTGGCGCTCCAGGTGATGGACCCTCTGCCGCTCCTGGATCTCCTGCTGATGTCACCACCGCCGCTCCTGGCGCTCCAAGTGATGGATCCTCTGCCGCTCCTGGTGCTCCTGCTGATGTTACCACCGCCGCTCCTGGCGCACCAGCTGAAGGATCCTCTGCCGCTCCTGGCGCTCCAGCTGATGGATCTTCTGCCGCTCCCGGATCTCCTGCTGATGTCACCACCGCCGTTCCTGGCGCACCAGCTGAAGGATCCTCTGCCGCTCCTGGCGCTCCAGCTGATGGATCCTCTGCCGCTCCTGGTGCTCCTGCTGATGTTACCACCGCCGCTCCTGGCGCTCCAGCTGATGGATCTTCTGCCGCTCCCGGATCTCCTGCTGATGTCACCACGGCCGCTCCTGGTGCTCCTGCTGATGTTACCACTCCCGCTCCTGGCGCACCAGCTGAAGGATCCTCTGCCGCTCCTGGCGCTCCAGCTGATGGATCTTCTGCCGCTCCCGGATCTCCTGCTGATGTCACCACCGCCGTTCCTGGCGCACCAGCTGAAGGATCCTCTGCCGCTCCTGGCGCTCCAGCTGATGGATCCTCTGCCGCTCCTG GCGCTCCAGCTGATGGATCTTCTGCCGCTCCCGGATCTCCTGCTGATGTCACCACGGCCGCTCCTGGCGCTCCAGCTGATGGATCCTCTGCCGCTCCTGGCGCTCCAGCTGATGGATCTTCTGCCGCTCCCGGATCTCCTGCTGATGTCACCACCGCCGCTCCTGGCGCTCCATCTGATGGATCCTCTGCCGCTCCTGGTGCTCCTGCTGATGTTACCACCGCCGTTCCTGGCGCACCAGCTGAAGGATCCTCTGCCGCTCCTGGCGCTTCAGGTGATGGATCCTCTGCCGCTCCCGGATCTCCTGCTGATGTTACCACCGCCGCTCCTGGCGCTCCAGCTGATGGATCTTCTGCCGCTCCTGGTTCCCCAGCTGATGGATCCTCTGCCGCTCCCGGATCTCCTGCTGATGGATCCTCTGCCGCTCCCGGATCTCCTGCTGATGTTACCACCGCTCCTCCTGGCACTCCAGCTGATGGATCCTCTGCCGCTGGTGGAGTTCCTGCTGATTCCAATGTTCCCGCTGGTGGAGTTCCTGCTGATTCCAATGTTCCCGCTGGTGGAGCCCCTGCTGATTCCAATGTTCCCGCTGGTGGAATTCCTGCTAATTCAAATGTGCCAGCTGGTGGAGTTCCTGCTGATTCCAGTGTTCCCGGTGGTGGAGTTCCTGCTAATTCCAATCCTCCAGATAGTGGTGTTCCTGCTGGCTCCAGTGCTTCCGCTAGTAGCACGCCTGGACCATCTTCTGCGGGATCAAATCCGCCAGCTGGCTCAGTTATTCCATCTATTCCGGTACTTCCTGGCGGAGCCGGCTTTGGGCCTTGGTATCCTCGCCCGAACAGTCCGATCTTGCCGCCGACCTGGAGGCCGCTACTTCCTGGACAAAATGGCTCAGGTGCTCCTGGCAGTGGGCTAATCAACCCGCCTCAACGCCCACATCCTTTCTGGCCCAACTGGCAAAACTGGGTAAACAGCTGGCGACCAAAAAATCCAGTTCCTAGCACCGAAGCTCCTGTCCAACCGCAGAATCcccagcagccgcagcaaccCCAAAATCCACAGCAGCCCCAGCAACCGCAGAACCCTCAACAGCCTGGAAACAACAATTCTGAAAACGCCGAAAGCGTAGAGCAAGCTGCTCCAGTTCCACCAGCCGAAGGACCAGCGTCCAACGAGAATGCCTCCGTTGAGGACAGCAACAAAGCGCCCAGCGAGAAGTCGAAGGACAAGCCAAAGTCCGGGGAGGATCAGTCCAAGGAGCAGGAACAGAAGAAGCCCAGCTCtgaggagaaggagaagagCGATAAAGACAGCAAGGAGAAAAAGGACAATGATAACAAGGACAAGAAGGACAAGTCCAAGGAGGAGAAGGACAACGAGTCCCAGAAGGACAACGAAGGCGACGACGAGCCGAGCTCCAAGGAGAAGAAGCAGTACGTCAAGGACCTGATCAAGAAGCTGAAGAAGGGTGACGACTGCGACGAGGACGACGTCTATCCCGATGTCCGCGATTGCCGCAAATACTACCGCTGCGAGGTAAAGAAGTCCGGCAAACACAAGTTCGCCCACCTGCGCTGCGACAAAAAGGAACGATTCGACTGGCTTGCCCAGTCCTGTGTGCCCAAGGACGAGGCCCGCTGCCTGGAGAAATCTAACTAG